Within Haematobia irritans isolate KBUSLIRL chromosome 2, ASM5000362v1, whole genome shotgun sequence, the genomic segment GGCTGTGATATCACGGTGgtcaactctctctctctctctgtctgagtggtcaacttctctctcactgagtgctgcccgattccacgtttTGCTCATtaacatgggacctcctttttataatcgaatccgtttcacattgcggtgaaaccacttagagaacctttgaaacactaataaatgtcaccagcattattgagaggagataatccaccgccgaaaaactttttggtgtttgtcgAAACtggaaggcgagcatgctaacaattttctcttaaggtgggtattaagatcgagtttagccgctaaaatcgtcatttaatcgtcattaaaggtgggtattaagatcattagcgtagctagacaaatttcctagggggggctatagcccccctagctaaaactttatagactgaacttataggttcaactaatgttttatttcataaaattgaataaaaaatagacatcaaaataactcgacaatcaatttataataaagcaactaaaagtaccctacggggaaattggtgcaaattgccactgacggacctatcacagaactggtacctgtgctccagttagttgcaattttcacatttagtgaaataaaattatcagaataaccttttgttcgacatatttcaaattttttttcatttcgggttcgattacgagcccaaattgaaagagatttctaagagtttgtccgagactggttcctgaggacctgtttatgggtcgcTCCTGCTAAatcgtcccaggacgtgtcctttgggatgagtccaagacgcgtcctaaaatgtaagtttactccgtcaatgacaaacccatgttaaagtggacggtcccttccatacgttttgatcagaactgggactggtccatacacaccaaggactagtcctgtaccagttctgtggttgatccatttcccgtagggtagttccacacttttcccagcaaaaacttgggagttgttctaaaggcacaactttaaaagcacttccaaaaatgtcttcacaaagaagttaactattttaactacacaggaagttttttttacttcattttttatattttaaagcgtaattttttgttttcttgtttcaaatagtttaaaaaaaaagagtaagaataaataaaatggtacaaattattgaaattttgcaacggttgttgaaacggtggacattcgttctatgacaagttcatatcacattcgtcgcttctccgccaagtttgtaccacttccagacccaaaaagaacattttcacttcttttttggcgacgcttttttgcagtatTATTAAGAtactaatttatgaaagaatagttttaatatcaattactattttttattcaactaaatcataagttaaaccacagctttatttcataaatatcagacttctaccacaacaaaagtaattcgattgtgcatgaaagtctttagtgaaattttgtgcgttgtacaagtatatacttgtttaatttttataaaaatgtaaaatcgtaaataggttttcaaattctgggggggggctaacatttttctggggggtctaagtcccctccccagaggccttcctacgcttatgattaagatcgagtttagccgctaaaatcgtcattttttcacgattacttttctttaataatccattttaaggaatataaactttgtgaaaatttgctttgggatattccccatcaagttataatgaaatctgcgacaaatatgtataattttatgacgttttttactcatttagttttcactttagtgaaaattagcggataaactcgaacttaatacccacctttataatCCATTTATAGGAAATaagctttatgaaaatttgttttaggcTATTCCCCATTAAGTTAGATTAAAATGTGTATTAAAGAGGTattattttgtacttttttatacagatttatttttgattttagcggctaaactcaaacttagtactcaccttaacccattaacgcccaaaatgaaactgccggtcaaaaattgattttatgggcTTTATTAACTCAGTAACGactaaataacaaaatttaaataaaaacggtcACTTTTTAGAAAAAGGGTGTCGCCATGTGGGGACATTGGGCAGATTAATGGTCTGACGGAGCTACTGGATCTTTTTAGCCATCAAGATATTACGATTTTAAAACCTACTTCCTGTCGGACCATGTCAAAGAACGCCATCAACCCAGCATAGAATCAACATCACAACTATAGAATTAGTACGAATATTTTCTCGAATCTAAAGTAGAATCCGTAGAATTATATAATTGGATGTTATCTGCAAGATTCCAAGCTCAGAAAAAttgacacaatggactgaatagtctaagtgagcctgaatcttaatcgggctgccactttaacctaaccgtcGGCAAAGATAGAATAAtcctccgctgaaaaactttttggtgttcggtcgaaactggggttgaacccaggaccctatatatgcaaggcgggcatgttaaccggtTAGGTGATAATTTCAGCCTAGATTTGAAATTATCAcctaatcaaaaataaaatctaaatcaATATGGACCGCCTTTAGTACATTGATTTGGAATCAATCTCACATATCTGCAGACAAGAAAAACGCTATTTTTGCAGTTTTTTTAAACCGATCGTGAGATTTTACACGCTAAAAATCCATGAAAATGCGGCCAGCAAAAATCTTTGTACTGGACGCCAAAATATATAGGTGGTCAGCTGTTTTAGCTAACAATTATGAAgttatgaaaaacaattttttgggttttgctgtatggtgggtattaagttcgagtttagccgctaaaatcgccatttttttacgattttttttttaatccaccATCAACCCAGCGCCGAGGCAATACCAGGCAATTAGGTTATGCAAATTTCTTGAAAAAGATTAACAGCATACTTTTTTGCTTTAAtatgggtactaagttcgagtttagccgctaaagtgaaaactttaCTATTTgtcgcaaattttattataacttgatggggaaaatcccaaagcaaattttcacaatgtttgtatttcttaaaatggattattaaagaaaagtaatcgtgaaaaaatgacgagtaTAAATTTTACCTCCTCGATGCAATTttgcgattttagccgctaaactcgaacttaatacctacCTTTGTTATGAAATATACATCCGATCATTtatctcaaaaaatattttttgaaaaaatgacgaGTATAAATTTTACCTCCTCGATGCAATTttgcgattttagccgctaaactcgaacttaatacctacCTTTGTTATGAAATATACATCCGATCATTtatctcaaaaaatattttttgaatacgAAAATAAAGCAGATTTTTGCTGTTTTTAATTCAtggtaataataaaaaacatttcctaAATGTTTTAGAATTTAAAGAGTTGTCCATagaacccaaattttttttgcctcCTCTGATATGCATAATAACTTCTAAATACGGttatcaaacattttgtttggtaTTATGCCGTAATTTGCGAAACATTCCGATTTTTGACCAAACATTTGATTTTCTGCTCTGCCTACTAACAACATTGCAGGAACAGAAAGGTTACATtgcacacacaaattttttaatctacttgggttcaaactgtacAACAAAAATGGAACTTCGTTTCCTAACGCCACTTTACAACATGAAGGTAAGTCTTCCAACATTTCCTCATTATTATAACGGTGTGAAAATTCTAGCAAAATTACAACTATTCATGAGTATGCAGCAGTCAGATCGATCCCAATACAAAAGTTGCTATCTGATTCTGATTCGATTTGGATACAATTCGACACAGTTAGATCGAATGTTAAATCAATTGCAGTGAAATCCTATTGGAAATGGAtgtaaattatgaaattttatgtaATATTTCCTCAAATCAGGCGTATATAAATGGGAGGTATACCCAAATCTTAAACAATTTGAACCAAATGTGGCACATTGCTAAAGAGTTATTTATACTCTCAGCGCaaaattcaagtaaatcggaatgaAGCGTTGACCTCCGGTGGgtgtatgaatctaaatcgggcaaaatatatacatggaaactatatctaaatctgaaccgatttcaacgaaatttcgcATACTTGACAATACCATCATTTGTACTCCTTACGGAAGGATTGTACATTTTGAAGGAAATAAAGGCAAGAATCTTGCacaaaaaatacatcaacagacagacatggctaaatcgactcagaatttaattctaagacgataggtatactaaaagatctgTGAATATTCCTTCTGGATGTTCCACATATATGACCAATTTGAAAATTATGACAGcttgaaacatttttatattttttaacaaacaacGAAAATGCCAACGaacgaaatttgttagtagtcaCAGCAGAAAAGTatgataaaacaacaaaaagtccGCTGAAGAAGGGAAAACAGTCACTGTTTCTTGAAATGGCAAACATTGCCTGCTATTTTTTAAAGCATGTTTTAATTTGGCTGAAACTCACAAGAAAGATAAATTGGGATCTATCGTAACACAATACAAACAGTATACCAAGACCATGTCTAGTATTtacccaaaaatctgaatatttaccaAATTAAGACATAACTTCAAACAAAGTGTTTGCTGATcacatttaggagcttgtaaggatATTAGAGTCGATGAATAGACAAAAACAATTGTTGATTCTTAAATATGCATTGGGTATCATTTCAAAACATACAAATTATCCAATTTGTTTTTCGGTagaccctgaagtacaaaaatagcaGACAtcaactgctgtttttagcacttttttctatgagtgcacACATTTCAAATATCTTTTTTTGTATGTTGCAGCCGACAACGAAATACTTTTCACATTCTATACGCCTTAATGTCAGTATGTAAATTACCCACCGCGTTCTCTGATGAATTTCccgttttttaaattgattcgcTATCACGCAAGaacattgtctttaaatttcgattaaggtgagtactatgttcggttttttcaccaaaacactaaattaaaagtacgaatatatttatgaagacgattatattttgatcgagtcttgccaaataatggatggaaaagatccaaggaattgattgcaaataattttatatttctaaattagttaattaaaaaaagtaaccgtgaaaactggttttcagcttgaaaactgaacatagtactcagccgagtccgaacggcgttccacattgcggtgaaaccattaAGAGAAGCTCCgacacactcagaaatgtcaccagaattactgagtgaatccaccgctgaaaaatattttggtgtttggtcgaagccaaTGACCCCAATATTAGCCTTGGACGCATTTTGAGATTAtcgaaagtctgctaaaacagcaaaaagtctgctgaaaaaggaaaGCTGTAATGGTTTGGTGAAATAGCAAACTTTGTCTGCTATTTTTAAGCTcgtttacactaaaacatgttttagtttggCTGACACATGTACAAATGTCAACTAAGGGGTTATCGTGCAAAAGTATAacaaaaaactacttttggatattaaatatgctttggggaaaaatctataaccaaaaaatttgttgttcgttaacaaatatacaataattttcttaaaaagggTGTAGTTTATGCAGAAGACGTTTGGCGAGAGATGACAAAATGAGAAATATATTTAATGAACCATTATATTAAAATGTACGAAAAATTGCAGCTTATATAGTTACATTACTGCACAGTCTGCGGCAACGCTGCCCATGACCctattgtatgcaaggcgggtatgtcaACCATTTCACCACGATGGTCCAATATTTTGTGTTAGGTAAAGCTGTTACACGTTATAATGAATAAAACGTTGTACCAATTCAAGTCTCTAtgaaaataatgaactattaagATATCtagttattttatgaatatatttatttcttttgtatgaaaattattccaaaagTGTTTATCAAATAATAAGTTTATGATATTTTCGtttattaatattatataattacTTTTATGTATTATGTATagtgattttattattatctagTACCCGCAGGTGATCAAATAATCACCAAGTTTCTCTACAACGGATGCGGCCTGTTGTGGCTGAACTGGGTCCTCATAGATAGAAACGATAACGGCTatggaagaaacaaaaaattataaataaatattagaaTGTTAAATAtaaaggaacaaaatttttgaattatttttaatcTCTTAAATAACATTATCGATTTATTGCGTATTCTAGAAAATActtttacaattttgtaaataaaataagataTACAAATATTGTGTATTCTAGAAAAAGCTTCTAGCACTTTTAACATATGTAGGTAAAGAATTGTAATATAGGTTATTAAAGCAGCCTGTTACTCCAGTACGATTTTATGGTAAGGTCAATGATACAACCTACTTTATTCTGGTGAGAACTTccaccattataaaatcaaaatatagCATCTAACCATTCATGTTTGCCAAATTCCAAGATTCATTTTATACAACTCTTGCAGAGAATTTTCATCATATACCCAAGCTTTGAAGTTTATCAACTGAAAATATTGTTCATTTACATATCATTCCTAGATATTTACACGAATTTTATCGTCGGTTACCATCTCCTCACTAGAAACCTTCTTTTAACAAAGGTGTAATGCGGTCAATTTAGTAGTACAGTAATCCCCCGATTTACGTcctctcggtttacgttgttatTGTTAATATTGTTCATTAACATATCATTCCTAGACATTTACACGAATTTTAATATCGGTTACCATCTCCTCACTAGAAATATTCTTTTAACAAAGGTGTAATGCGGTCAATTTAGTAAATACAGTAATCCCCCGATTTACGTCCTCTCgggttacgttgtttcgatttacgtcgtcaaatgttttgttccatcaaacttcgattcacgtcgtcgattttttttgcccactttatcacaaacgccttccataagtaaaataagtatcaacgatgatgatatcgaaacattttttttaattctttccgaaattactgaattacctttatttttgaagtttttttttattatggacagtatcaacgatgatgatatcgaaacattttttttaattctttccgaaattactgaattacctttatttttgaagtttttttttattatggacACGCATATTCATAtataaatggacttaggagtaagtatgaacaatttttaattcggtttacgtggtttcgattaacgtcgtcaaatttcggaaccaatcacgacgtgaATTGAGAGATTACTGTATGTAATGGATTCGAGTTTGTttccaaaatgtttgttttatgaaaaatgtcagATCGCTATTGGGGcataaatttactttaatttttaaacCAGTACTAACTCTTTACCCCATACATCTCATACTTCACCTTTACAATTCCTCGCTATCAACCACGTATACACATGTAATGTTTACCAAAATCTTTAGTTGCAAAAATCACCGAATGTGAAAATAGTGAATTAATGTTaacgttttgtcaatattgataATGTTACCATAATTGGaatagatataaatatttaatagtgTCGATCATAATTTGCGGACTAGATTTCAAACTGGCAAACATATGTGCCTTAATAGAACCCTCATACACTTTTCAAATGATGCTAAAAATGTACATAATTTACTGACCTTGCGTGGTTTTCATGCAATGTACACCACTACGTCCAAATTTAGCGCGAACAACGCGATCTGTACCGGACAAGTAGATATATCTTTGGCCGGCCAATGTTACTCCGTTACTGGTAAGTAGATCTTGATTATCGAATCCAGAGATCAATTTAGACAGTTCGTCCTTTGTAACCTAAAAAgataaaaaagaagaaatattatgttgacatttttatatgtttttttttctatcttcTTTTTAATTGTTTAAACCACTACCTAAAAATGGAGATGCTAATTGAAAATTCGAAGATTGACAATAAATTCCATTgctcaaacaaacaaaaaaacaggggaaATATTGGGATTTTACGTTCGGACCTCCTTCTATTATTGGgttaaatttactataggacACCACTTTTAAAAGAATCTTTTTATGACTATTATATGAAGTTCAATATATGAAGACCAAACAATAAATATACCATTATACAGTAATAAttactttttaaattgattgatTTAGCATCCACTGCGATACCACAGATGATGGACttatctcttttttaataaatctatgttgagctcaatgacaaagtcatttttatagccgagtccaaacgataTGTCACATTACACCAAATAACATAtaaaagctttgaaatactcaaaaACGTCTCCAGCATTATCGAAAGGGTATGAGCCATCGCGAAAAAACTTGTTGGTattaatttcctttaaaataatttatgaaagaaaagtaaccgtgaaaaaattgatattttagcGAGATAAGGCCTGTATTAGTTTGCATTATCGCGgtaaaatggcaatttttttcatggttacttttctttagcaattctttttgaaataaaaaatcaattgatgcTTTAGATCATTCcccatcaaattaaaattttcaacagagtgcaatataaaataatatacttGCAACATTTGCTAATTAAACATGATTTTCAAATGCTAACTGgggattaagaaaattttcgtacgtttCATTTTTGAATGAACATGTTTTAAAGGATTGATTCAAACAGTAACCGTGGAAGTATGGAAactaaaatcaaaactaaatatttaaaagaagaatattacaactttattttattttcaaacaccattaaaaatattacaactttttaaccaaattttataatatCCTGACGTGGGGTTATCCAAAGtaccaaaaagtttatttttttaaatcagttaataaatgtttgtaacgataagtttttaatatatcaatttaatttatacatTATGAAGACAGTTATATTAAAATCAGATCTTAGCAAATTTTGAATGAACATGTTTTAAAGGATTGATTCAAACAGTAACCGTGGAAGTATGGAAACTAATAAATGTTTGTAAcggtaagtttttaatatatgaatttaatttatacaTTGTTTCTAAGTAGTTGTTCACACTTTTTCTAAatcattaaaatagtttttcaattttaagaaatagatgtatcttgatttatttttattttattcaattagAATTTATTATTGATtgtcacttttttattttattttggttaaatatgtatttataaatttagttatttttgtAACCAACATCTATAGGCCTATAGGATTGGCAATTttcacaataaatataaaaataaaataataaataaaaccgcgaaaaaaattaatatgtacTATAATTTTGTGACCTTTACATTATACAATAGGTATCAGGTAGCGGATATAAGAAACTTGGAAAAAAACACACTTTTTGTTTCTTATATGAGTTTTTTCTTTTAGACAATCATTCATTGTTCTTAAGAAAAAGCAAGtaagttgttttttattaactttCTTATATGCctatttttcttatatgaaaTGTGTTTATATCCGTTAACACTGTATTATCTTGTTTAATAGGTTtctaatgattttgaaaaaggtTATATTAAAACTTAGATATAAAATATGTACATATAAACATAGTTTGTGTAGGGATTGTTCCCAGATGTTACCATAAGTTCATACGGACAAATCTACCCACCCATCAACCACAATTCTAGTAACACAATTATGTATGTATAACCAACCAACAGCCCTTAGATGAAACGCAAtgttttttgtcaaaagattTTCAATGTCACTCGTTGGAACAATGCGTTAACATATCAAACGAGCGGAAAATACTGCAAATAAAACTTCAACTGGTATTTCTTATCACTCAATATGTATCTCTCTCGTGCTCTCCTTGATATCTCTGAACAAGGCAGCCATTTTGACAGCAAGCAGCCGGTTTTTGGCAAACAAATGAAACGTCTGTGCAAAGTAAAATCTCTCACTCAATTGAATTTTACCGaatctgaagttgaaaatgAATACACATACAAAATGTAGCGAAGAGCGCAGAGAGTAATATGGAAATATCGATAAAAAGAAACGAACGAAAACGAACAAAGAATGAATGCAAACAGAAAAaagataacaaaaaatattcgcGATGCCGGTTGAAACGATGGGAATGAACACTGGGTGTGAGCGCGTACTGTGTCTGGGAAGCCACTTTGATTTCTGCTTGAAACATGTGTCGAAACCACTTTGATTATGGGAATCCGCTGGaatattcttttaaaatgaGTGCAACCGTTATCAAGTTATAAAGTTCAAAAGGATACTAACCGTGACTGTTGGTGTCAccatttttcaaatagtttttaCCGGTTGTTGACGTCAATTAAATATTAACCCCCACCAAAGTGTCCGGTCAAAGAAATGTATCCATGTTCGTTGGTATAGTTTTATAGCTTATCATTTTTTCTCTtgatataaatagtaaattaaaTAGTCATTTACCTTTCAAAAGGTGAGAtgtaaatatgtaattttaatgTATATACCAGAACAGCATATGTATTTTTATTGCTATCAACTCTCTGCTTCAGTGCGATGAGGTTCTGGTCCTagtcttttttttaatgtttttttttttttttaagaaaataaaatcaaagcACCCGTAAATAGGATGTATTTATAACATTTAGTCCCTCGCACAACAGGTATATCTTATTATAGTACATAACGGCTTATCGAAATGTACTAGTTATTGAAACTTTGATAACGAAATATTCGTTTTATACGAGTATTGAGAATCAGACATTTTATTGTCACTATAGCCAATTCTAGAGAAGTGTTCATATTGAATGAAAACATCGTCAAAAGAAATTTCGATATTATTGTGTAGGAAATGCAATAAACCACAAAAAGAATctctaaattaaaattcaaatagcGGTCAAAAACAAATTAGAGTCGTATTAGCAAGCAGAAATCAATATGACGGAGAGATTATAGGTTATCTCATGATACACTATTGGCTAGAATCTTGCGGTGGACGAGATCTTTGAATACAAATCGCCGGACCGTACCATAAATAGAAAAAGGAGAAAACAAGAGGACAacaatatatatgtaaatatatggaTGTATAATATTTAGTAACTCGCACAAAATATAATTATAGTCAAACGGCTTATCGAAACGTACAACGAAACTTTGATaacgaaaaaaacttttttgagatATTGagaacaaaaagtaaaaaatatacatataatagCTTCTAAAACGGttaaatttttgtaaccaatttgaaatttgtagtCTTTTACATTGCCAAGTCAAAACATGCCACCGCATGTATATTGAATCTTTTTTTTCATGTAATAAACGGAACCCAGAAAACTAAGTCGACCGGACCATCTC encodes:
- the LOC142223151 gene encoding profilin; the encoded protein is MSWQDYVDNQLMASQCVTKACIAGHDGNIWASSKGFEVTKDELSKLISGFDNQDLLTSNGVTLAGQRYIYLSGTDRVVRAKFGRSGVHCMKTTQAVIVSIYEDPVQPQQAASVVEKLGDYLITCGY